A single Glycine soja cultivar W05 chromosome 14, ASM419377v2, whole genome shotgun sequence DNA region contains:
- the LOC114384439 gene encoding PLASMODESMATA CALLOSE-BINDING PROTEIN 5-like encodes MERSVFYYVIFLLMCHFLCSGSSRTQKEVPGHVNVLGHDQGKQEFTASISTVQRDITTPITTIPNLVPTTPTISTSPFLNPNSNPDTVSPASTIPFTTPTTVNSPISSGASWCIASPTASQTTLQIALDYACGYDGADCSAIQPGGSCYNPNSIRDHASYAFNKYYQKNPVPNSCNFGGTAVIISTNPSTGACEYPSTSTSTSVLNTTNSSGANVFGSVPVPTEPSPSAAAAPDTLNGFADICIVLWIISTLQRNYL; translated from the exons ATGGAAAGGAGTGTATTTTACTATGTGATATTTCTCTTAATGTGTCATTTCCTCTGTTCAG GTTCAAGTAGGACACAAAAGGAAGTACCTGGACATGTGAATGTACTAGGACATGATCAAGGGAAACAAGAATTCACTGCCTCAATTTCTACAGTCCAAAGGGATATTACCACTCCCATCACCACCATTCCAAACTTAGTTCCAACCACTCCCACCATTTCAACATCTCCATTCCTGAATCCTAATTCCAATCCAGACACAGTCTCTCCAGCCTCCACAATCCCATTTACCACTCCCACCACTGTGAATTCTCCAATCTCCTCAGGTGCAAGCTGGTGCATTGCAAGCCCAACTGCCTCGCAGACTACTCTACAAATTGCATTGGACTATGCTTGTGGCTATGATGGTGCTGATTGCTCAGCAATTCAACCTGGTGGAAGCTGTTACAACCCAAATTCCATCAGGGACCATGCTTCTTATGCCTTCAATAAGTATTATCAAAAGAATCCTGTTCCAAATAGCTGCAATTTTGGTGGAACTGCTGTCATCATTAGCACTAACCCAA GCACTGGGGCATGTGAATATCCATCAACTAG CACTAGTACATCAGTGTTGAACACAACAAACTCAAGCGGTGCCAACGTTTTTGGTTCAGTGCCAGTGCCCACAGAACCCTCTCCCTCTGCTGCTGCTGCACCTGACACATTAAATGGCTTTGCAGATATTTGTATCGTTCTGTGGATAATTTCAACTTTGCAAAGAAATTATCTCTAA
- the LOC114384983 gene encoding pentatricopeptide repeat-containing protein At2g42920, chloroplastic-like, with protein sequence MSTLCSALPPSSSSSPSIAKFISDQPCLTMLQTQCTNMKDLQKIHAHIIKTGLAHHTVAASRVLTFCASSSGDINYAYLLFTTIPSPNLYCWNTIIRGFSRSSTPHLAISLFVDMLCSSVLPQRLTYPSVFKAYAQLGAGYDGAQLHGRVVKLGLEKDQFIQNTIIYMYANSGLLSEARRVFDELVDLDVVACNSMIMGLAKCGEVDKSRRLFDNMPTRTRVTWNSMISGYVRNKRLMEALELFRKMQGERVEPSEFTMVSLLSACAHLGALKHGEWVHDYVKRGHFELNVIVLTAIIDMYCKCGVIVKAIEVFEASPTRGLSCWNSIIIGLALNGYERKAIEYFSKLEASDLKPDHVSFIGVLTACKYIGAVGKARDYFSLMMNKYEIEPSIKHYTCMVEVLGQAALLEEAEQLIKGMPLKADFIIWGSLLSSCRKHGNVEIAKRAAQRVCELNPSDASGYLLMSNVQAASNQFEEAMEQRILMRERLAEKEPGCSSIELYGEVHEFLAGGRLHPKAREIYYLLNDSSFALQD encoded by the coding sequence ATGTCAACTCTTTGTTCTGCACTTcctccatcatcatcatcatcaccctCCATAGCAAAGTTCATCTCCGACCAACCATGCCTCACCATGCTCCAAACCCAATGCACCAACATGAAAGACCTCCAAAAGATCCATGCCCACATCATCAAAACCGGCCTTGCTCACCACACCGTTGCTGCTAGCCGCGTCCTCACTTTCTGCGCCTCTTCATCTGGTGACATCAACTATGCCTACTTGCTCTTCACCACCATTCCAAGCCCAAACCTTTATTGCTGGAACACAATCATCAGAGGCTTCTCTCGGAGCTCAACCCCTCATCTTGCAATATCTCTTTTTGTTGATATGTTGTGTTCTTCAGTTCTGCCCCAACGCTTGACTTACCCTTCTGTTTTCAAGGCTTATGCTCAACTGGGTGCTGGCTATGATGGAGCTCAGCTTCATGGGAGGGTTGTTAAGTTGGGTCTTGAGAAGGACCAGTTTATTCAAAATACTATCATTTACATGTATGCTAATAGTGGGTTATTGAGTGAGGCTAGGAGAGTGTTTGATGAACTTGTGGATCTTGATGTGGTGGCTTGCAATTCTATGATTATGGGGCTTGCTAAGTGTGGGGAGGTTGATAAGTCTAGGAGGTTGTTTGATAACATGCCTACAAGAACCAGAGTTACTTGGAATTCTATGATTAGTGGTTATGTTAGGAATAAGAGGCTGATGGAGGCATTGGAGCTTTTCCGCAAGATGCAGGGAGAAAGGGTTGAGCCTAGTGAATTTACAATGGTGAGCTTGTTAAGTGCTTGTGCCCATTTAGGAGCACTTAAACATGGGGAGTGGGTTCATGATTATGTAAAAAGGGGTCATTTTGAGTTGAATGTCATTGTTCTCACAGCAATTATTGACATGTACTGCAAGTGTGGAGTTATTGTAAAGGCTATTGAAGTGTTTGAGGCATCACCCACAAGAGGATTATCATGTTGGAACTCCATTATAATAGGACTTGCCCTGAATGGTTATGAGAGAAAAGCAATTGAGTACTTCTCTAAGCTTGAAGCCTCAGATTTAAAGCCAGACCATGTAAGTTTCATTGGTGTTTTAACTGCTTGTAAATATATAGGAGCAGTAGGAAAAGCAAGGGACTATTTTTCTCTGATGATGAATAAGTATGAGATTGAGCCATCCATAAAACACTACACTTGCATGGTTGAAGTGCTAGGTCAAGCTGCGCTACTAGAAGAAGCAGAACAACTAATAAAGGGTATGCCTCTAAAGGCTGATTTTATTATATGGGGGTCTTTGCTTTCATCTTGTAGGAAGCATGGGAATGTAGAAATTGCGAAACGAGCTGCACAAAGAGTCTGTGAGTTAAATCCAAGTGATGCCAGTGGTTATTTACTTATGTCTAATGTTCAGGCTGCATCCAACCAATTTGAAGAGGCAATGGAGCAAAGAATTTTGATGAGAGAAAGATTGGCAGAGAAGGAGCCAGGATGCAGTTCAATAGAACTATATGGTGAGGTTCATGAGTTCTTGGCTGGGGGGAGGCTACATCCTAAAGCTCGAGAGATTTACTATTTACTGAATGACTCCAGTTTTGCACTTCAAGATTGA
- the LOC114384984 gene encoding AT-hook motif nuclear-localized protein 16-like, translated as MFGEMDRKQEQDKGNSNMSGIDVALISPKVPKAVSPVSSAAAEGDTLRRPRGRPAGSKNKPKPPIIVTRDSANALKAHAMEVSSGCDVNESLLNFARRKQRGLYILNGTGCVTNVTLRQPGSAGAIVTLHGRFEILSLLGSILPPPAPPGITGLTIYLAGAQGQVVGGAVVGALIASGPLVIMAASFMHATFDRLPLEDDELAAAMQNQHYQNGRTHHLDISDLYAIPQNLLMNGTMPPEIYSWAPGRNFSKT; from the coding sequence ATGTTTGGTGAAATGGATAGAAAGCAAGAACAAGACAAGGGAAACTCAAACATGTCTGGCATTGATGTAGCTCTAATATCTCCCAAAGTCCCAAAAGCAGTTTCACCAGTTTCTTCTGCAGCAGCAGAAGGGGACACCTTAAGGCGACCACGTGGCCGGCCAGCTGGCTCCAAAAACAAACCTAAGCCACCAATAATTGTCACCAGAGATAGTGCTAATGCACTGAAGGCTCATGCCATGGAAGTAAGCTCAGGCTGTGATGTGAATGAAAGTTTGTTGAACTTTGCAAGGAGAAAGCAACGTGGCCTTTACATACTCAATGGAACAGGCTGTGTAACAAATGTAACATTGCGCCAACCAGGCTCAGCTGGTGCCATTGTGACCCTTCACGGTCGATTCGAGATTCTTTCACTTCTGGGGTCAATCCTTCCCCCACCAGCCCCTCCAGGGATCACAGGCCTCACAATTTACTTGGCAGGTGCTCAAGGGCAAGTTGTGGGAGGTGCTGTGGTTGGTGCTTTGATTGCTTCAGGCCCTCTTGTAATCATGGCTGCATCATTCATGCATGCTACTTTCGATCGCCTTCCATTGGAAGATGATGAACTTGCTGCTGCAATGCAGAATCAGCATTACCAAAATGGACGCACCCACCATCTTGATATTTCTGACTTGTATGCAATCCCACAGAACCTGCTCATGAATGGTACAATGCCCCCAGAGATATACTCTTGGGCACCAGGGAGGAACTTCTCAAAAACCTGA
- the LOC114383660 gene encoding glycerol-3-phosphate acyltransferase 1-like: MVFPMVLLRLADWVLYQLLANSCYRAARKMKSYGFHLGYLSSKPPLQPSSFPSVTKCDLEGRGSQTLVACDIHRVLLRSHSFFPYFMLVAFEGGSILRALLLLLSCPVLWILDHELSLRVMTFITFCGLRTSAMENMSRAVLPKFYLENLNLHAYEVLASAGSKVVFTSVPRVMVEGFLREYLSVGAVVGTELHSVGCYFSGLVSGSGLLVKHRALKDYFGDRKPDIGVGSSSVHDHLFLSLCKEAYVVNNEEGKGNPSSVLPRDKYPKPLIFHDGRLAFLPTPSATLYMFMWFPLGILLAIYRILLGILLPYGWAMALGVWSGINLQVKGNVLEEKSEQNKGVLFVCSHRTLLDPVFLSTCLAKPLTAVTYSLSKVSELIAPIRTVRLTRDRRKDGETMQRLLKEGDLVVCPEGTTCREPYLLRFSSLFAELADEIVPVAVNSHVSMFYGTTASGLKCLDPIFFLMNPRPSYYIEVLGKVPKELTCAGGRSSCEVANYIQQKLACALGFECTTLTRRDKYMMLAGNEGIVHEDKWRKCY, from the exons atggtGTTCCCAATGGTGCTTCTGAGACTTGCAGACTGGGTCTTGTACCAGCTGCTTGCTAACTCGTGTTATAGAGCAGCAAGAAAAATGAAGAGTTATGGATTCCATTTGGGGTATTTGTCATCTAAACCACCCCTTCAACCTTCTTCTTTCCCTAGCGTTACCAAATGTGATTTGGAGGGTAGAGGCTCACAAACACTTGTTGCTTGTGACATTCATAGAGTCCTTTTGAGGTCCCACTCCTTCTTTCCTTATTTCATGCTTGTTGCCTTTGAAGGTGGCAGCATTTTAAGGGCACTCCTCTTGCTCTTGTCTTGTCCTGTGTTGTGGATTTTAGACCATGAGTTAAGTCTTAGGGTCATGACCTTCATCACCTTTTGTGGGCTAAGAACAAGTGCCATGGAAAATATGTCAAGGGCTGTTTTGCCCAAGTTTTATTTGGAGAATCTCAACCTTCATGCTTATGAGGTTCTGGCCTCAGCAGGGTCTAAAGTTGTTTTCACTAGTGTGCCTAGAGTTATGGTGGAAGGGTTTCTTAGGGAGTATTTGAGTGTCGGTGCTGTTGTTGGCACAGAGTTGCACAGTGTTGGTTGCTACTTTAGTGGTTTGGTTTCTGGTTCTGGCTTGCTTGTGAAGCACAGAGCACTGAAGGATTATTTTGGAGACAGAAAGCCTGATATTGGGGTTGGAAGCTCTAGTGTTCATGATCATCTTTTTCTCTCCCTTTGCAAG GAAGCATATGTGGTGAACAATGAAGAGGGCAAGGGCAACCCAAGTTCAGTGTTGCCAAGGGACAAATATCCAAAGCCCCTAATATTCCATGATGGAAGACTAGCATTCCTGCCTACTCCCTCAGCAACTCTATATATGTTCATGTGGTTTCCATTAGGAATTCTTTTAGCCATTTATAGAATCCTTTTGGGTATTCTACTTCCTTATGGATGGGCAATGGCATTAGGGGTTTGGAGTGGCATAAATCTGCAAGTCAAAGGCAATGTCCTAGAAGAAAAGTCAGAGCAAAACAAAGGGGTCCTATTTGTATGCTCCCACAGGACTCTCCTTGATCCTGTTTTCCTAAGCACATGTTTGGCAAAGCCTTTGACTGCAGTCACATACAGCCTAAGCAAAGTGTCTGAGTTAATAGCCCCTATTAGGACAGTGAGACTAACAAGGGACAGAAGAAAAGATGGTGAAACCATGCAAAGGCTCCTCAAAGAAGGTGATTTAGTGGTGTGTCCTGAAGGAACAACTTGTAGGGAGCCATATTTACTAAGGTTCAGCTCACTGTTTGCTGAATTGGCTGATGAGATTGTTCCTGTGGCTGTCAATAGTCATGTGAGCATGTTCTATGGGACCACAGCAAGCGGTTTGAAATGCTTGGAccctattttctttctcatgAATCCAAGGCCTAGCTACTATATTGAGGTTCTTGGAAAGGTTCCCAAGGAACTAACATGTGCCGGAGGAAGGTCAAGCTGTGAAGTGGCAAACTATATACAGCAAAAGTTGGCTTGTGCTTTGGGATTTGAGTGCACCACACTTACTAGGAGGGATAAGTACATGATGCTGGCAGGGAATGAAGGGATTGTGCATGAAGACAAGTGGAGAAAATGCTATTGA